Below is a genomic region from Fulvia fulva chromosome 13, complete sequence.
CCCTaacctaaccctaaccctaaccctaaccctaaccctaaccctaaccctaaccctaaccctaaccctagTCTACTATAGACGTAGCAAGCATATTGATATTCAACAGCACTACGTCCGCGAAAAAGTTGAAGACGGCACAGTCGAAATGCGATATATTAGCACTAAGGGGCAGGTCGCTAATGGGCTCACCAAGCCACTGGCTAAGCGAGCCTTCGAACAGTTCAGAAAGGCTATTGGTCTCGTGCCTACGTAGAGCGTAGCGAGCAAGGGGGGGTCGATAGTGTCACATGCTCGCAACGCTATCAAAGGCAGATAAGTAGGGGTACTACGAGTGAATAAGCATGGGGACTGACTTGCGTCACACCAACAGCCGGACGAAAGCACCAGCGTCACCACACACGAGACAGCATACAATGGAATGACGCGCAAGGGGGATGTTGAAGTGAATGCCCGTGCACCAGCGTATGTAGTCCCGTGTGGCTACGGACTAGGGTTGCATCTCTACTATTAGACACCTAGCGACCTACAACAATATCAACCATCAATCTACAACTGATAACGACAACATCAAACACGATCGCCCCCTCAAGCATTGTGAAACACAGGGGTCTCTCCACCAGCTGGCTTATCTGGGGTATTGTACCCAAATCTCACAGTCTTGTCCTTGGAGCCCGCCTCAAAGCTGAAGTAAAACGGGTGTGCGAACTTGGTCGCATCAATCATCGAGTCAGTCTCGACTCTATTGGCCCAGAAGAGCATGTACTATACGACAGAAGAAGCAGCGGTCAGCCTTGTGAAACGAACTACGCGAGGACTGTCTTGGATCTCACCTCGTTCTTGGGAGTAAGCTGCTTGTTGACATCGCCGACATGGCTGTCTGGGTCAACGTAGATGCAGACCCATTTGCCTCCGGAGAATGTCTCGACAGCCGTGTGTAGCTGATTGGGGATCATGTTGGCAAGGAAGGAGTCTTCATGTGACTCCGATCCGGAGCCGTTCTCGAAATCGCTGGCTTGAGCGGACAAGGCGTCGGAGAGTTTGTTGTTCTTGTACTCGGTAGCCTCGCCAAAGGCTACCGGCACGTGGTTGGTGACGCTTTGGACCTGGTAAGGATGTTAGCCCTGGCCGTGTGAGGTGCTGGAAAGGCATCGTGCTTACCAAAACGCCGTGCTTATACTCTGCTGCGAGGAAGACTTGGTACTTGTCTTGCCACTGGAAGACGTTGGTAGAGACCAGAGTCTTCTGCTCAGCGGTCTTGGGAGCTATGGCACCATCCTGGAAGACCGTCGTGAAGGAATCGCCAACTGCAACGTGTGAGCCTTTGAACTTCGAATGCTGGATTTGGGAAAGGTCTTACCCTTCTTTGCAATACAGAAGCTGTCCGAAGAGCGGTTGTTGAGAATGAGCGAGTCGATCACAAGTGTGAAGGTGTAAGTTGCCATGATGAATGAGTTGTGGGAAGTGTGTTGTCTTTGGTGATGGTTGGAAACGGGATCTTGTATGGGATGGAGAACAGAATCTCTGAGCAGATACCCCTCTTTTATGTTGTTCACTGGGCTCGAGATGTCAAATCAACACAGCAACGCTACGGCATGACCTGCATGGACAAACTCAGCCAGCCAGGAACCACCCTCTGTGTGCCGAAGTCCTTTAGTCAGGGGGTGTGTTCAATTCGGTTCTACATACCTCACCCCATCCGGACTGCACAATGGAATGCCGCATCCGGTTATCAGCGTTGACAACCGTACACGATTGATCCGAATTTGGAGAGGTATCCAGGTCCAATTTCAGATAATTCGGTCGCTATGGCCGACCAGGATTCATCTCGCGCTGCTCACGAGCGGTCTGGTGATGATCATCCAGGGTACCTTAACAAATCCAGCCTCACTCCACTGCTTAGACCAAGCTGAAGACGGCAGCAATCTTATGCGGGCACTCGGTGTCTCCGTTGCCGAGGAACACTCTCTGCGAGTTGTTTGTTCGACCGCACTAAAGCTCAATCCACGCGAGCCATCTGGTCACAGGCACTGATATTGATGGCTTGTCAGCTGCAAATAGGCTTTCGTGGCTGCTTCTATATATTTTAGCATGTCGTCAACAATGACCGGAACGACGACCAGCCGTAGATCTGCTCATATTCAAATCAATGGAACACTGCTGAGTAGGCCGCATTGGGGTAATGCACAAGGAAACGGCCACAGGGAAGAACGATCGGGTGTGCTAATAGTGTGCAGTCGGAAACTGTGGCGAGCTGGGAGTCTGTCGTAGTGGCATGCTCTACCAATTAGTCTCCCAATGCGGAGCCACTTGTTACTGTACAGGCTTTGACATGCAACATCTTGCATACGCAAAGGTGTGTATACGCCAGCCACAACAAGTTCTAGACTCGCCGCGATCAAGCACCTGCAGCGCTGCAAGAGGGATCGCCTGCTGATTCAAGCTCGTCAAGCTTAATGCTGGTAAGTCACTGCATCGGTCTTATGCACGTCGCTCGAAACGACAGCACTAGTCTTGCCCAGCACTGAGGCGTCTGTGGGGTTCCAGCAGCAACCCAGCATTATTCAACGAATTTTCAAACCAGTCGCTAGCAGCCAACAGCACTGTCGACAATGACGACGCTCCTCGACTCGACAGCTCGTTACAGTCTGAGGTTGTCGATAGATTCCAGTTTATTTGACGATCATCCTTCGGATAACTTGTGCATAGCCAGGAAAGGTAAATGCCTCCCCCTTCATGCGACAGAAGACCCTCGAAGCTAATGTAAGCGCGCAGTCAACGGCCTCTACACGACCATCTTCCTAGGCGCCTCTGTCAATCCCACCGGCTTCCAAGAACAGCTCCAAGTCGAGAATGAGTTCTCCTGGTACGACCAATACCAAGTCTATTGCGTGAAAGACTTCAAGCCATCAGTCGTGGTACGTCTTTCGGCCTCATCATGCATCATCCCAGTCTGACGGTGCAGGTATCTGCTGCCACGAATACTGTCAATATCCAGTACGGCGAGGAAACCTCCTACGTCTCCAACAGGATGTCTGCAGCCCGTTCTACTGATACAAACAACTTCCAAGGCGGCGCTATAGGTGAGAACTCCGCTGAGGACTCGTTTATGGTGTTCAAGATCCCCAGTCATCTCAAAGCCGCATGCGCGTGCAAGAGGGAAGATGGTCGATATGATCCGATATATGTCGACCCGGGTCACCATCTGACTGCGAACGATGACCAAATCACACCATCACGAGATGTGAGTATTTCCAACTTGATGTTTGCATAGCGGAGACTGATTCATGAGTGCATCCAGTTCGTGATATTTTGGAGTGACACGCTAGTCCCGAACGCCATGTTTCATCATTACAAAGAACGGTCGGGGATGAAGGAGTTCTCTTTTGCTGAGGGGGTGACAAAGATGTCCTTACGCTTTGGGTTCGCCAACGCGAGCACCAGGGCGGGGAATGAAGAGGCTCAGTTCTGGGTGATCTAGATTCAATCACCTGTACCAGTTACCCGTCATGCGCATGTATCGCAGACAGCAGGCCGCTCAGCTGGACCCAATGCGTACTCTGAGAGCTCTGATGTTCTCTGCGACAGTTCTAAGCGAAACAAAGCCTTCGAATCGCCGTTGCGCAGGAGCTCTCGGCCACGCCGAAGTGAGAGGTACATTTGCAGGCAATGGAATGTGGCTGACTGAGAGGCGTAAGCTTGCTATCCTTGAGCAGACCATTGTGGTTATGTAGAGCGTGCATGTTGTGGCTGATCATTTCCCAGCTGAATTGAGCTCAGCTACGAGTTGCCCCGTTCCTAGGCGACTTCACGGTCTTTCAGACGTGCGATGTGTGGTCAGGGCAATGGCATATAAGGGTCGTGTACCACGGAATGCACCACCAGTCCAGCAGACCTTCTCACATCTGCAAACAACATTGTATTCGCGTTTGCAACCATGGCCGAGAGTCCGTTCTTCTACTACGACGACGACTTCTGGAAAGCCGAGTGGCGCGTAAATGGCGCCTGGAATTCTATAATCAGCGCCTACTTCCCGCATGGCATAAACAGCTTCGATTGGATTGTGGCTCCAGAAGCATATCCCACGTGGGATGAGACCCAGAGCAAGGCTGCTGACCTCATGGTGGCGGCAATCGAATCAGACGATGGAGCACTACCACTCAAACTCTCAACACCCGTATTGACGTACGAGGGTAAAGGCAGCACTTCTGCACAAGGCTTCGATAAAATTGCACAGCAAATTCTCGTATGGTGCCAACGCGGCGTACTATTCGGGAGCCCCTTCTATTCTGCCTTTTGTTGCTGGGCCGTCGGCACTCATGGCAAGCTCGCCAAGTTCTATGCCTTTGACGGCCAGAATCTCGTACCGATTGGATGTGGGCGAGACGCGCACGGTGGGCTGGAGGTCAAGCGAATGGCTGGCGACTTCCAAGATATCACCACGCTGGCGGGATGGCAGTACGTTGACTTTATGCTCTCAAAGGTGCAGGCGAACCCGCATATCACAGCTCAAGAGATCGCTAACCTGCCGGTTTGAGACGCTGTATCATGGGTCAAGGATCCTAGACGGCCGCATTAGAGAAGGCGCCTCGCAAGGGAAACTCGGTTTTGTAGTACATAGCACCTGAAACCATCCTTGGCATCGTCATTATCCAGCTTCCTCTGACTGTCACCATGCGAAGCATAGCCCGAACTCACCTCTACCCTCATCAGAGAGGACGTGACAGTGCTGTCCTTCAACAGGTCGAGGCCACAAGTTTCGCTACGATGATAAGGCTCAGGGCCATTCTAAAGATCCTGCTGCTACTGGTCGACATTCCAAGCATAGTCGTGCGGAAATCTCAAGATTGCACAGCGCGGTCTGGCAGGTAGCCAATCCATTGCTGAGCGTTATGATTCTCTGGAAATCAATGCTGCGGTGCAATCGCCACCCGAGGACGCAATGTGTGCTGTCGCTGTCGCTGCTGCTGTTCATAAGAGGGACGACAGAAGGTGCTTGAGGTGAAGGCTGGAATTTGCCATGATGTTCTGCGGAGACCTCCGACATCGGGGAACTTCGGAACAAAGGAACCGAAGGCGTCGTGAACGTCACAGTCGGTGTTGACACATATGCTGACAGACATTGTTCATGCACCTGGACGACAAGTTGAGATTGAAGCTCCTAAGTGGCAAATTGCAGGCCTATAGTATGTACCTCACGACTCGCCATTTCCATTCAAATACCTCGGATCCCCATGCTCAATCATATGCGAATGCAACTCCGCCACCTCGGGCACAATCAAGCTCTCAATTTCCACCGCAGGCTCACGATCATCGTTCGCGCCTGGTCTACCATCAGGTGTCCTACCTGTGATACTCTTCGCGCGCCGATTCTGCGGGACCTTGATCCATTTCTCGCCGCCGCCAGCGCTCACGAAGAGGACCTCGTGCTTTCTCGTGTTGAGCAGGTTTCCGATGACGAGGTGGTGTGAGTACTTCTTCAGCGCTCCTGTCGCTTTCTGTGCAAGGAGACTTGGATCCGTCTCGAGTTTGAAGGAGATGATCATGGCCCGCGGGGCCCAGCCGTCGACGAGGAGTTTGAGAAACTTCGGAACAGGATCAAGGTCGATCACGAGACTCTTGCCGGACATGTGCGCAGCTGGTGTGCGGCCTCGTTGTTGTTCTTCGTGAATATCGTCTTTGAGCTGGGCGAACTCTTCGCCTGATTGGATCTTGTGCTCGACCATGCGCTCCGCTGGCACGAAGAAGTCGGAGACTGCTGCGGCGAGGTAGAAGAGTGCGTTGGCGCCGAGGGGTTGCATGAGCATGGCCAGTTCTCGCAGATGCCAGAGGTACTCGTTGACTGTGGTGaagggaaggaggaggagggtGTTTTCTTTCTTGGATTTGCGGTACTTTTGCAGGACGGATGCCATTTGTTGTTGGTAGTCGTTTTGAACCACGACTGGACCATCTTCAGTACCGGTCATGTAGTCTAAGAAACAGTTCGTCGAGTGGCTGTAATGCCGACTGTACGGCAGCAGGGAGAACTGCCTGTGCAGGAAGATGACGGCATATCCATTCGCGAGAAAGTACTCGGCGGAAGTGGCACCTCTCGTTCCTGCCGAGAAGTTGTCGATGAAGCGGACGGTCTGATTCTCGAGTGGCACTGTCGTTCCGCCGGACGTTACGAGCGCCACCCGTCTGTTTTGCTCGGCATGTTGCTCAATGAAGGTCCGTGCCAATGTGCTCTGCCTGTCCAGATTGGAGGGCTTCGGGTTGCTCTTGAAGTATTCCATCTCTATCGCAGTCGGGGTGTAGTGATCATGGGGCTCGCCTGCTTTCCGAATGTGCATGTAGTTCTAAGCGGCAAGAGCAAGCTGGCAGGATGACTCGTCGTCGGCGAGATTGCGGGATCTCCGGTGTGCGATGGCCGATCAGTGAATGGATGTGATGTCGTGTGAACAAGCTTTCTGGTGGATGTTGGTGATGGTCAGATGTCAGCCGAATGCCATCCTGAGCACGCAAAAGGAATGATGAGCTGTACGAAGACACGTTATCTGCTTCATCATCGGCTCAGCGGACGAAAGGTGTGAAGGGTGTGATGGTATATGCCTCTGTCTTGGAGGTATTTTTGAGTCCGACATGTCACGTGCGGGCAAAGCTGAAGAACAGTCTCGTGAATGAAGATGTCGTCGCAACTCTGCTGACTCATCACCTTTGGACCTTCATCTTTCCTCCGCACAGCGATCCGCAACATCTGCAACACACACCGACATGCCTCCCAACCCAGCAGGCACCAAGCCTGGCCAGAAGTCCACCGAGACGCCTAAATCCAACGACCGCAACGAATACATCCCCTCTTTCATCGCCAAGAAACCCTTCTACATCGACGACAACACCGCCTCAGATGCCGACTACCTCGAACATCAACGTCTCCAGCAGCAAAAGAACCATGATCCACTCGCGACATCGCAATGGTACGACCGCGGCAAGAAGACTGCGCCAGCCGCGACCAAATACCGCAAAGGCGCCTGTGAGAACTGCGGATCCATGAGCCACAAAGCGAAGGACTGTCTACAGCGGGCGCGGAAGAAGGGCGCAAAGTGGACGGGCAGGGATATTGCGGCCGATGAGAAGGTGAGCGATGTGAAGCTGGGCTGGGATGCGAAGCGCGATCGGTGGAATGGATTCGAGGCGACAGAGTACAAGCAGGTGATCGAGGAGTACAACGCGATCGAGGACATGAAGAAGGCCGTGGAGGCGAAAGATGGTGAAGACGATGAGAATGCGGACGGTGATCGGTATGAGGCAGAGACGGATATGGGTCGGAAGCAGGCGACGAGCACACGAAACCTGCGCTTACGAGAAGATACTGCGAAATATTTGGTCAACCTCGATCTCGAAAGCGCCAAGTACGATCCAAAGACGAGGAGTATGATTGATCAAGATCCGGCCGACAGCCTCGAAGCAGAAGATGGTTTCGCGAAAGCCTCGGGCGATGCAGCAGAGTTTGAGCGAGCCTCACGATATGCCTGGGAGACACAAGAGCGCGGCGACAAGGACAAAATACACATGCAAGCAAACCCCACAGAGGCGCTGCTCATC
It encodes:
- a CDS encoding Phosphopantothenate--cysteine ligase CAB2, which encodes MHIRKAGEPHDHYTPTAIEMEYFKSNPKPSNLDRQSTLARTFIEQHAEQNRRVALVTSGGTTVPLENQTVRFIDNFSAGTRGATSAEYFLANGYAVIFLHRQFSLLPYSRHYSHSTNCFLDYMTGTEDGPVVVQNDYQQQMASVLQKYRKSKKENTLLLLPFTTVNEYLWHLRELAMLMQPLGANALFYLAAAVSDFFVPAERMVEHKIQSGEEFAQLKDDIHEEQQRGRTPAAHMSGKSLVIDLDPVPKFLKLLVDGWAPRAMIISFKLETDPSLLAQKATGALKKYSHHLVIGNLLNTRKHEVLFVSAGGGEKWIKVPQNRRAKSITGRTPDGRPGANDDREPAVEIESLIVPEVAELHSHMIEHGDPRYLNGNGES
- a CDS encoding Pre-mRNA-splicing factor slu7, which codes for MPPNPAGTKPGQKSTETPKSNDRNEYIPSFIAKKPFYIDDNTASDADYLEHQRLQQQKNHDPLATSQWYDRGKKTAPAATKYRKGACENCGSMSHKAKDCLQRARKKGAKWTGRDIAADEKVSDVKLGWDAKRDRWNGFEATEYKQVIEEYNAIEDMKKAVEAKDGEDDENADGDRYEAETDMGRKQATSTRNLRLREDTAKYLVNLDLESAKYDPKTRSMIDQDPADSLEAEDGFAKASGDAAEFERASRYAWETQERGDKDKIHMQANPTEALLIRKRKAEEDIQRKEAQKKMLTDKYGSQDTISKKPAVAAAVAANERYVEYDERGKIKGQAEKKEKSMYAEDVLINNHTSVWGSWWKNFQWGYSCCHSTVKNSFCTGEEGKHAFAESERFSRGLTLPSAEDAGNAEEVDKEDAAVEEVRQEKHVPNGVDKPEKENMDESRRRLEELKAGVTEAEMEKYRRERTNQNDPMAKMLGKDELLDV